Part of the Bacillus sp. BGMRC 2118 genome, GATTTTTTACATATGAATTAATAAACGGTGACTGCATGACTACTTTACCAAATGTATGAGGATAGTGTAGAGCTGCAAGTAAAGATAGTGTTCCTCCGAGAGAATCACCCATTAAGACTCGGCCACGTCCCATCTGAAAAGTAGGAAGTGTCTGATCTAAATAAGGGATTAACTCATGAGATAAAAAACGAATGTATGCCTGATGCTTTTCTCCGTTTGGATGGTATCGACGACGCCTCTCTTCGACGGTTGGGTAAGGAATACCAACAACGATCGTGTTAGGAATCTCCCTTTCTTCAAGCAAATCCTCCGTTACTCTGGCAATTCGTCCTAGGTTAAAGTAATCCTGTCCATCTTGTGTAATGACTAGATGATATTTGTATAATGAAGAAAAATTTGCAGGTTTGTAAATGAGTATTGAAAGTTCCTCACCTAGAGAGGAGCTAGTAAATGTTATTTCTTCAACCGTTCCCTTCTTTTGTTCCATTAAATATTGCCTCCATTGCTATTTCATTCAAATTACTAATATTGTAACATAGAATTATGTTTCATACCCTTGGGAGGCACCGATTCATTTACCTTCTAACGAAAGAAAATATGGTGAAGCGTTAGTGTTTTGTTTATTTCAATAACCCCAAAAGAAAAATGTGATTGTTTACGTTTATCAGTAGGTGAACCTGGGTTAAAGACAATCGTATTGTTTACTTTTTTGGATACAGGAATGTGAGAATGACCAAATAAAAGAACGTCTAGTTCATTTCTAGAGAAGGTATTGAAAGCTCTAGTTTCAGTTGTACGTCCTTTCCCTTGATGCCCATGTACTAAACCAAAAGTATAACCGCCTATCTCTACTGTTTTTTGGTGGCCGAGTATCTCAATTAGTTCGTCATTGTCAACATTCCCGGCAACTCCAACAACTGTACAATACCTAGTTAATTGATGGTATAAATCAACAGTTTGCCAGTCTCCTAAATGAAAAATATAATCTGCATTTATGAAATGCTTTGTTAAGGTTTCAGGCAGACATTTAGCCTTTTTAGGCATATGAGTATCCGATAATACAATAATCCTCATGACTGAATTGAATCAATTTTAAAGGATTGAAGCGCCGTCTTACCTTGTTCGTCAAGTGCTGTAACAGTTAATAAGTAATCATCCTGTTGTTCGATAACTGTCATCTGAACGTGATCATTCCCACCTAAAAACCATGTGTCACCATCCCGATCTTGCTTTTCAAAAACAACATCAATATGAAGCTGCAAGCCAATATCGTGAAAATAACGGTCAAAAATTAGGCCATCTTCATTATTATTAAGTTCCATACTAACATTTTGTGCATACTGGCTATCTTGAAAGAAACTCTTTGGAATTCTGTATACCTGCTTCATAAGGAAAAAACCCCTCTCATATGTTCTACTACTAATATGAGAAAAAGTAGGAAGGGTTATGTAAAAACGTTATATTGAGTTGATTTACGTCTTTCATATGCCTCAAGTGTACCAAGTTCTTTATTTAAAAGGATTTCCATGTTTACCAATTCGTTTTTCGAAATAAGTGGATCAGAATTGGACCAATTGACTAAATAAATAAAATAATAATCTTGTATCTGTCTGAAAATGACGGTGGAATTTGGACAATAATCGAACATTGCCTTTATATTCTTTTTCTTTGTATATCCCCAATCTGTAAGTATCATTGTTATCACCTATAAGAAGTAAACTTTACATTATCTTAATAGATATAAAAGAATGAAGATACAATGAATTATTGGAAGTTCCATCAAAAGCTTGTTTTGCTCTTACTGAGTGTATGGGTGTTTTTTGGGTATACAGACAACATATTTTGAAGTGAAAACGTTCTAGTTGTTTTTCGCAAGGAACAATATCCCTGGATAAATTGAGGAGTTACTTTTTTTATATAAATCACTCGATGAGACAAATGACCTGATGCTGATTGATAGATAATTTCAGCAGGTTGATTGTTTTGATACATTTTTAAAAAGGTTGGATAGAAATGATTCATTTTATTCACCTCATTTACACTATATACGAACACTAGTTCTTTTTCAAGTGTTTTAAGAATATATGTTCTCCTTTTGGTTAGTGGTTATTATTGACATAATTTCATAAGTTAGATATAGTATAAGTACATTACGACTTGTTAGCTCAGTGGGAGAGCACAACCTTGACAGGGTTGGGGTCGGGGGTTCAAGTCCCTCACAGGTCATCTGTTAAGCTGAAATCTCTGTACCAATAGAGGCTTCAGCTTTTTTATTTTCATGCAAAGTCACGCTCTTATTTCTATATTTATTATTGAAAAATAAGTGAAACAGCAGTAGAACCTATAGGAATCTACTGCTGTTTTTTTTATAACAACTGTGCAGTTTAACGGATTTCATAGAGGGTGAATTCATTTAGCGTGTTTTAAGCTACAATCTTCTCATCTTAATAGATTAATAATAGGTATATGATTAGACGTTTTAAGTAGTACAAGGTCCATATGAATATGGGAAGAATGTAAACGATTTTGTAATTGACGGTAAGTGTGTGGACTTAGTTCTTGAAGCTCACCATTTTTATTGAAGTAATAAATTTTAAATAGAGATGAAAGACGAGTCAAAAACATATCGGCTTTCATACCCGCTCGTTCGAGATAATCGTTATCGAATTCTATAATACCCAACATTTCTTTCGCTTCACGAATGACTTGTTGCATTCCTTCAACGACAAACGCCTCGTAACCTTCCACATCAATCTTGAATAAAATTCGTTCCTTTTCTAAATCAAAATTTCGCAGTAAAGTATCCACTGTTATGGTTTGAACAACCTTTTTTTCCACCATTGAAGGATAGATTGCTCTCCCTGAAGATGTACCAGACCAATTTTTATCTACAAAGAAGTCCTGACTTTGTTGGTCCTGGTTGGAAGCAAAGGCATGTAGAATGTTCATTTGAAAACGATTGGGATGCTCAGATTGTGTGCGCATTATATATTCAAACAGCTGTTCATTTGCTTCTATACCAAAAATTTTAGTCGAGTAAGGATACTGAACAGAAAATAGGCACTCTCCATAATTGACGCCTATATCTAATACGATGGAAGGGTAAAACGAGGAAACAGATTCAACCCAAAATTTTAATAATTGCTTTTGTGTAATACCATTACTCACCAATAGAGCACGTCCCCTATTTTCATTCGGATTAACGTGTAAATTTAGTGATGAGGGTAACTGAATAGAGGAAGGTAGCTTATTGATATTAAGTGTTTTGTACTTTAATAAAAGTCCAATATTTACTAGATATTTCCAGGTTTTAGGGTTCATAGTCCAAAAATTTGTGTATGAAGTTAACGATTTAGAAGATCTGCTCATGACAAGTCACTCCTTTATCAATGTTAGTCATATCATAGCTTATGTATATTAAAACATTATGAATAATGAATTAAGAATTATTATATAAGATGTAAAACATTAAATTTCTATTTAATAATGTTTTTTAATTGAATTTTACAGCAAATTCATATTTAGATAATATAAACCCCTTAAACTATAAATAAAAAGAAAAGGAGATATCATATGAACTCAAAATGGGTCGATAACTTATATCAATTGGAATGTGCTATATTTCTTTCCCTAAACAAAAGCTTTGAACGATCAAAGTTAAATTTGTTTTTTCGCATCGTTACTCATCTTGGTGGTGCAAGCATGACGGTTGGAATAACATTAATCTTGATTATTATGCTAAAGACTCCATATCAATTATGGGCGATTCAAAGTGCTACTTCTCTCTTGGCAAGTCATTTGATTGTTGTTTTATTTAAAAAAATCTATCCAAGAAATCGTCCGTATCTCACAGTTCAAGATGCTAGAGTCGTTGAGAATCCGCTAAAGGATTATTCGTTTCCTTCCGGTCATACGACGGCAATCTTTTCTATCGTGACTCCTTATGTCATCCATTTACCACTTATAGGAATAATATTGTATCCCATTGCTTGTTGTGTTGGTTTATCCAGAATATGTTTAGGTTTACACTATCCCTCTGATGTTTTAGTCGGTTCCTTAGTCGGATCTCTATTTGGAATTCTTGTCGTTTTATTGTCGGTATAACTAAATTGAATCGTAAGAGCAGGAGGATACGAAAATGAGAATTGCTATTTTCACGGACACCTTTACTCCTCAAGTAAACGGAGTAGCCCGTACGTTTCAACGATTTGTAGATTATCTAGAGGACCAAAATATTGAATATAGACTTTTTGTACCAGAGACTGAAGAGGATCTATACTCTAGTCAAATCCATAGGTTTACAAGTTTACCCTTTTACCTGTATCCAGAATGCAGATTAGCCTTCCCCAATGTATTTCATATCAAAAGGGAACTTGAACAATTCAATCCTGATATTATTCACATCGCAACTCCGTTTAATATGGGATTAACAGGACTGTTTTATGGAAGAAAACTAAATATTCCTATGGTTGGTTCATATCATACTAACTTTGATCAATATCTTCGTTATTATGATTTACAGTTTTTATCAAAGTGGATTTGGAAATATATGAATTGGTTCCATCGTTCTTTTGATATAAATTTCGTTCCTTCCTATGAGACAAAAAAAGATGTTGAAGGTAAGGGGTTTTCTAATGTACATATTTGGAGCCGTGGAGTTGATTGTAATAAGTTTCATCCTCAATTTTCCCGAGAGGACTTTAGAGAACGATATAAAATTAAAGAACGATATATACTTAGCTTTGTTGGGCGCTTAGCTCCAGAAAAAGATGTAGATGTATTAGTAAAAATTGCCGAGCAGCTACCATCTTATTTAAAGGAAAATGTTCACTGGATTGTTGCTGGTGATGGACCACTCTTAGAAGAATTACAAAATAACAAAATAAGAAATATGACACTAACAGGTTACTTGAAAGGCAATCAATTAGCAGAATTATACGCAGTATCAAATTTATTTGTCTTTCCTTCTTCCACTGAAACGTTTGGGAATGTTGTATTAGAATCACTTGCCTGCGGGACACCAGTAATTGGTGCAAAAGCGGGTGGTGTACAAGAAATCATTCAACATCATAAAACAGGAATCTTATGTGAGCCTGGTAATGTAAGTGAATTTGTGAGCAGTATTGAAGAATTATTGCATAAGACAAAGGTATTAGAAGAAATGGGAGTTGAAGCACGGAACTACGCCTTGAGAAAAACGTGGGATTCTATCTTTAAACAGTTGCTCTATCATTATGAGAATGTAATTCACATAAATCAGTTAAACCATAAAGTTTCAAATTTATAATAAATTTTTCCAATTGATACCCTTGTTAGTTTGATAGCTGTAGTGCAAATTAATGTGACTGTGAGTAAAATTCAATGGGTTGTCCAGTTGTAAAAAATTTAAATCAACAAATAATTTACAACTAGCAAACTAAACATTTCAGAATCTGTTTATCTAGCTGAGTTTGTATTTGTAGAACTATTTTAAATTGATTAAAAAGACCTTTCATCCAATACTTTGGGTGAAAGGTCTTTTTATGTCTGCAATTCAAATATTTACAAAAAGTAAATATTCCTTTAACACTTTTATAGTACATTAATACTGTGAAATTCTTATCATTCATTAGGATGTGTATTAGTGAAATGAATACAGCAATGAACTTACTAGAATTAAATAAAAGTTCAGTAGAGACCATTACTTTTTCTCATGTTTTTCAACCTATCATTTCTCTCCATAACGAGACTCTGTACGGTTATGAGAGTTTAATCAGGTGTAATAGTGTTCCAAATCCTGAATTACTTTTTTCACTTGCGAAGAATCAAAATAAGTTGTTTGAGTTGGACATGTTTTCAATTTTGAATAGTATGAATACGTTTGGGAAGAATTCTAGTGTTAGTCCAGATAATCACCAACTTTCGGTTAATATTTTTCCATCTACCTTTTTGGAATCTTCATTTATTTATCGTTTAGAAAAAGGGATGAGTCAGGGGAATTTATTACCTCATAATATTACTTTTGAAATGAATGAAGCAGAAGACGTATTGCATGTTAAGAAGTTGAAGGAAATCATAAAATACTTGAAAAGTATAGGTTGTAAATTTGCACTTGATGATTTAGGGAAAGGACAATCATCCTTAAGAATTGCATTAGAATTGGAGCCGGATATTGTTAAACTCGATCGATATTTTTGCATGGGGATCCATCAATCTATAAGAAAACAAAAATTTTTACAATGGATCACTTCTTATTTTAAAAGCGAAGGTGTTTTAGTAACTTTAGAAGGTATTGAAGAAAAAGAGGAATTACTTGTAGCTAGGCAGGCTGGAGTTGACATGGGGCAAGGGTATTTTCTAGGAAGACCAAGTTCTTTACTCTAATTCATAAAATGACTGGAAGGTGAATGTATGCAAACGAGTATCGGAGAAATTACTGATTCA contains:
- a CDS encoding FkbM family methyltransferase — encoded protein: MSRSSKSLTSYTNFWTMNPKTWKYLVNIGLLLKYKTLNINKLPSSIQLPSSLNLHVNPNENRGRALLVSNGITQKQLLKFWVESVSSFYPSIVLDIGVNYGECLFSVQYPYSTKIFGIEANEQLFEYIMRTQSEHPNRFQMNILHAFASNQDQQSQDFFVDKNWSGTSSGRAIYPSMVEKKVVQTITVDTLLRNFDLEKERILFKIDVEGYEAFVVEGMQQVIREAKEMLGIIEFDNDYLERAGMKADMFLTRLSSLFKIYYFNKNGELQELSPHTYRQLQNRLHSSHIHMDLVLLKTSNHIPIINLLR
- a CDS encoding metallophosphoesterase; translation: MRIIVLSDTHMPKKAKCLPETLTKHFINADYIFHLGDWQTVDLYHQLTRYCTVVGVAGNVDNDELIEILGHQKTVEIGGYTFGLVHGHQGKGRTTETRAFNTFSRNELDVLLFGHSHIPVSKKVNNTIVFNPGSPTDKRKQSHFSFGVIEINKTLTLHHIFFR
- a CDS encoding glycosyltransferase family 1 protein; this translates as MRIAIFTDTFTPQVNGVARTFQRFVDYLEDQNIEYRLFVPETEEDLYSSQIHRFTSLPFYLYPECRLAFPNVFHIKRELEQFNPDIIHIATPFNMGLTGLFYGRKLNIPMVGSYHTNFDQYLRYYDLQFLSKWIWKYMNWFHRSFDINFVPSYETKKDVEGKGFSNVHIWSRGVDCNKFHPQFSREDFRERYKIKERYILSFVGRLAPEKDVDVLVKIAEQLPSYLKENVHWIVAGDGPLLEELQNNKIRNMTLTGYLKGNQLAELYAVSNLFVFPSSTETFGNVVLESLACGTPVIGAKAGGVQEIIQHHKTGILCEPGNVSEFVSSIEELLHKTKVLEEMGVEARNYALRKTWDSIFKQLLYHYENVIHINQLNHKVSNL
- a CDS encoding esterase family protein produces the protein MEQKKGTVEEITFTSSSLGEELSILIYKPANFSSLYKYHLVITQDGQDYFNLGRIARVTEDLLEEREIPNTIVVGIPYPTVEERRRRYHPNGEKHQAYIRFLSHELIPYLDQTLPTFQMGRGRVLMGDSLGGTLSLLAALHYPHTFGKVVMQSPFINSYVKNHVEGFSSPHLLQLYHVIGTGETAVETTDGQVKDFLTPNRELADLIKAKGFQAYYEEFEGDHTWTYWQPDLIQALRIILND
- a CDS encoding EAL domain-containing protein — protein: MKFLSFIRMCISEMNTAMNLLELNKSSVETITFSHVFQPIISLHNETLYGYESLIRCNSVPNPELLFSLAKNQNKLFELDMFSILNSMNTFGKNSSVSPDNHQLSVNIFPSTFLESSFIYRLEKGMSQGNLLPHNITFEMNEAEDVLHVKKLKEIIKYLKSIGCKFALDDLGKGQSSLRIALELEPDIVKLDRYFCMGIHQSIRKQKFLQWITSYFKSEGVLVTLEGIEEKEELLVARQAGVDMGQGYFLGRPSSLL
- a CDS encoding phosphatase PAP2 family protein, with protein sequence MNSKWVDNLYQLECAIFLSLNKSFERSKLNLFFRIVTHLGGASMTVGITLILIIMLKTPYQLWAIQSATSLLASHLIVVLFKKIYPRNRPYLTVQDARVVENPLKDYSFPSGHTTAIFSIVTPYVIHLPLIGIILYPIACCVGLSRICLGLHYPSDVLVGSLVGSLFGILVVLLSV